Proteins encoded by one window of Vidua chalybeata isolate OUT-0048 chromosome 8, bVidCha1 merged haplotype, whole genome shotgun sequence:
- the C8H10orf95 gene encoding uncharacterized protein C10orf95 homolog — protein MYQSSFVPREYYPAMISPSAYAYPPLRPGRAEDMSRSVMFPPIHMHNFYSRPITFVVDRNSYPDFAGGQVEYHHLYSASNPYIYPYHTWHFPPMVPIPLYNPYANYHPYATCQRSDQYRDTWPEGFTMRGELQWGKLGKVFGPRKDLPEFVKDDLRRVYGTYPRTNVSISYRKGEFLVKGDPKIEDQEYAVEKKVIQQAVTPSASEADDSSEDRNRKKKKKLRH, from the coding sequence ATGTACCAATCCAGCTTTGTGCCACGGGAATATTACCCAGCCATGATCTCGCCTTCTGCCTACGCATACCCACCTCTGCGGCCTGGGAGAGCAGAAGACATGTCCAGATCTGTGATGTTCCCTCCCATCCACATGCACAACTTCTACAGTCGACCCATCACCTTTGTGGTGGACCGGAACAGCTACCCTGACTTTGCAGGAGGTCAGGTGGAATATCATCATCTTTACAGTGCCTCCAATCCCTATATCTATCCATACCACACCTGGCACTTCCCTCCCATGGTCCCTATCCCTCTCTACAATCCCTATGCAAACTACCATCCCTATGCTACCTGCCAGAGGTCAGATCAGTATCGAGATACGTGGCCAGAAGGCTTCACAATGAGAGGGGAGCTTCAATGGGGGAAGCTTGGAAAGGTGTTTGGGCCAAGGAAAGACCTCCCAGAATTTGTGAAGGATGATCTCCGGAGGGTTTATGGCACCTACCCTCGGACCAATGTTTCCATATCCTATCGGAAAGGAGAGTTCTTGGTCAAGGGAGACCCCAAGATAGAAGACCAGGAATATGCAGTGGAGAAAAAAGTCATCCAGCAGGCTGTGACCCCCAGTGCCAGTGAGGCAGATGACAGCAGTGAGGACCGGAACcgtaagaagaaaaagaaactgagaCATTGA